Proteins co-encoded in one Arthrobacter alpinus genomic window:
- a CDS encoding MMPL family transporter, whose protein sequence is MALWLYKLGRFAARRAWLVIVAWVAIIGLVGGAAALFMGPMSNNFQIPGTETQQMADKLQAELPAASGGTGSVVFTSTNEEPFTAVQKKDISAALETVTTVPTVKAVIDPFVTTAAQKDGAAQLAEGTKALSAGEAEAAAGKTALDASAKELAAAKAQLDAGQAQLDAQKAQLAGAPEAALAPLEAAQAQLDAQKAQWQAGQDKLDAGMAKYDAGQATLAAKKAELTAGQRTADATAGLLFVSENNKAAIGQIQFSESMNAVTPANRQLVQDKLNTLESSGVTVSYSKEIVEDVSALFGASEIIGVAVAVVVLLIMLGTFWAAGLPLVMALVGVGVGVGGTMALTTLIEMSSISPMLALMLGLAVGIDYSLFIVNRHRQQIRTGMDMRESIAKATGTSGNAVTFAGLTVVIALAALSVTGLPFLAVLGLAAAATVAISVLIALTLTPALLSLIGRKIISKKGWAKNDAATAKHNATLEGLTDSEKATADETADIARSARGWGGLVTKHPVISLAAAVIALVIIAIPATGLRLALPDGGSEPVDSSAFQAYSITGKNFGEGMNGPIIVVGSLPAGLDKSSATELNLDVADQLRAVKNVKAAVPVTLSENLRTAVFQVIPTEGPASESTVQVIHDLRAQGATIATDLDVTIGLTGQTAANVDVSEKLGAALPPYLAIVVGLSLILLILVFRSILVPLLATAGFLLSLVAAFGGVVAVYQWGWLGGIFGVENPAAVLSFLPIILIGVLFGLAMDYQVFIASGMREAYAHGQDAKQAVRTGFKHAAPVVTAAAIIMISVFSGFIFSHLTMVRPLGFALAFGVLIDAFVVRMTIVPATMHLLGKSAWWLPKWLDKILPDVDVEGAKLTQLTVPDDASSLQAETQFEQESESAR, encoded by the coding sequence ATGGCCCTCTGGCTCTATAAACTGGGACGCTTTGCCGCCCGCCGTGCCTGGCTGGTGATTGTAGCCTGGGTCGCCATCATTGGTTTAGTGGGCGGTGCCGCGGCACTGTTCATGGGCCCCATGTCCAACAACTTCCAGATCCCCGGCACTGAAACCCAACAGATGGCGGACAAGCTTCAAGCCGAACTGCCCGCGGCTTCCGGCGGCACAGGTTCGGTGGTATTCACCAGTACCAATGAAGAACCGTTCACGGCCGTCCAGAAGAAGGACATTTCGGCTGCACTGGAAACGGTAACCACTGTTCCCACCGTGAAGGCCGTCATTGATCCGTTCGTGACAACGGCCGCACAAAAGGACGGCGCCGCCCAGCTGGCCGAAGGCACCAAGGCGCTCTCGGCAGGAGAAGCTGAAGCCGCCGCCGGCAAGACTGCCCTGGATGCTTCTGCCAAGGAGCTGGCAGCAGCTAAGGCCCAGTTGGATGCCGGCCAGGCCCAGCTGGACGCCCAGAAGGCACAATTGGCAGGCGCACCCGAGGCCGCACTGGCTCCTCTTGAGGCAGCGCAGGCGCAACTCGATGCCCAAAAGGCGCAGTGGCAAGCAGGTCAGGACAAGCTTGATGCAGGTATGGCAAAGTACGACGCCGGCCAAGCCACCCTGGCTGCCAAGAAAGCCGAACTCACTGCCGGTCAACGCACCGCCGATGCAACCGCTGGCCTGCTTTTTGTCTCGGAAAACAACAAGGCCGCCATTGGCCAAATCCAGTTCAGCGAGTCCATGAACGCCGTGACGCCGGCCAACCGCCAGCTGGTTCAGGACAAACTAAACACCCTGGAATCCAGCGGCGTGACCGTCTCCTACAGCAAGGAAATTGTTGAGGACGTCTCCGCCTTGTTTGGCGCATCCGAAATCATTGGCGTGGCAGTGGCCGTCGTGGTCCTGTTGATCATGCTGGGCACCTTCTGGGCCGCCGGATTGCCCCTCGTCATGGCGCTTGTGGGCGTCGGCGTTGGCGTGGGCGGCACCATGGCGTTGACCACCCTGATCGAGATGTCCTCGATCTCCCCGATGCTGGCACTCATGCTGGGCCTGGCCGTGGGCATCGATTACTCGCTGTTCATCGTCAACCGGCACCGCCAGCAGATACGCACCGGTATGGACATGCGTGAGTCCATCGCCAAGGCCACCGGCACCTCTGGCAATGCCGTCACCTTCGCCGGACTGACAGTTGTCATTGCTTTGGCCGCACTGTCCGTCACCGGCCTGCCGTTCCTTGCCGTTCTCGGTTTGGCCGCTGCAGCGACCGTCGCCATCTCGGTGCTGATTGCCCTGACGCTGACGCCCGCGTTGCTGTCGCTGATCGGCCGCAAGATCATCTCCAAGAAGGGCTGGGCTAAGAATGACGCTGCAACAGCTAAGCACAATGCCACGCTGGAAGGCCTCACTGACTCCGAAAAGGCTACGGCCGATGAAACCGCCGACATTGCCCGCAGTGCTCGAGGTTGGGGCGGGCTCGTCACGAAGCACCCAGTAATCTCGCTTGCTGCCGCCGTCATTGCCCTGGTTATCATCGCGATCCCGGCGACGGGCTTGCGTCTGGCATTGCCCGACGGCGGTTCCGAACCTGTCGATTCCAGCGCCTTCCAGGCGTACTCCATCACCGGAAAGAACTTCGGCGAAGGCATGAACGGGCCCATCATTGTGGTTGGCTCACTTCCCGCTGGATTGGATAAGAGCAGCGCCACGGAACTGAATTTGGATGTTGCCGATCAGTTGCGCGCAGTGAAAAACGTGAAGGCCGCGGTTCCGGTTACCCTGAGCGAAAATTTGCGCACCGCTGTCTTCCAGGTCATTCCGACCGAGGGTCCGGCAAGCGAGAGCACCGTCCAGGTCATTCATGACCTGCGGGCTCAAGGCGCCACCATCGCCACTGACCTTGACGTCACCATCGGATTGACCGGCCAGACAGCCGCCAACGTCGATGTCTCGGAGAAGTTGGGAGCGGCGCTGCCACCTTACCTGGCCATCGTCGTCGGACTTTCCTTGATTCTGCTGATCCTGGTATTCCGTTCAATTCTGGTGCCGCTGCTGGCAACTGCAGGATTCCTGCTCTCGCTTGTTGCTGCGTTTGGTGGCGTGGTGGCCGTGTACCAGTGGGGCTGGCTCGGTGGCATCTTTGGTGTTGAGAATCCCGCTGCGGTGCTGAGCTTCCTGCCCATCATTTTGATTGGGGTGCTGTTTGGGCTGGCCATGGATTACCAGGTGTTCATTGCCTCGGGAATGCGTGAGGCCTACGCGCATGGCCAGGATGCCAAGCAGGCTGTGCGCACTGGGTTCAAGCATGCAGCCCCGGTGGTGACGGCGGCCGCGATCATCATGATCAGCGTGTTCTCGGGCTTCATTTTCAGCCACCTGACCATGGTCCGGCCGCTTGGTTTTGCGCTGGCGTTCGGCGTGCTCATTGACGCGTTCGTGGTGCGCATGACCATTGTTCCGGCGACCATGCACCTGCTGGGCAAATCCGCCTGGTGGCTTCCGAAGTGGCTGGATAAGATCCTCCCCGATGTTGATGTGGAAGGCGCCAAACTGACCCAGTTGACCGTGCCGGATGACGCATCTTCGCTGCAGGCAGAGACGCAGTTTGAGCAAGAATCGGAGTCGGCCCGCTAA
- a CDS encoding TetR/AcrR family transcriptional regulator encodes MSISATTPSQQPSSHPSQEPPSRRELNKVATREAIAAAALTFLRNQGLNSFTVDDVAAAAGVSRRTFFNYFSSVEAAVTSYTQRYLDTVIAEFIARPADESILQSAQAALSAVGDTSDLAILAETFSLTQDPHLGRFQLQAWDECTIKIVNVARERLPADTSELYILALVGAIVGSCRAAVQIWYQECGSDTSEPSLAKLRQHLDTTISLLRNGF; translated from the coding sequence GTGAGTATTTCCGCGACTACACCGTCCCAACAGCCCTCCTCGCACCCGTCCCAGGAACCGCCATCCCGGCGGGAACTGAACAAGGTGGCCACTCGAGAAGCCATTGCTGCTGCCGCACTGACCTTCCTGCGCAACCAGGGCCTGAACTCGTTCACGGTCGACGACGTTGCTGCCGCCGCGGGAGTTTCCCGGCGAACCTTCTTCAACTACTTCTCTTCCGTTGAAGCCGCAGTAACCAGCTACACCCAGCGTTATTTAGACACGGTCATCGCCGAGTTCATTGCCCGTCCTGCCGATGAGTCCATTCTTCAATCGGCGCAGGCGGCACTGTCCGCCGTTGGCGACACCAGTGATCTGGCAATTCTGGCTGAGACGTTCTCGCTCACCCAAGATCCACACTTGGGTCGCTTTCAGCTGCAGGCATGGGATGAATGCACCATAAAAATTGTCAATGTAGCCCGTGAGCGGCTACCGGCCGACACCTCGGAGCTCTATATTTTGGCGCTGGTGGGTGCCATTGTGGGCAGTTGCCGGGCCGCAGTCCAAATTTGGTATCAGGAATGCGGTTCCGATACTTCGGAGCCATCGCTGGCAAAATTGCGCCAGCATCTGGACACCACGATTTCCCTCCTTCGCAACGGTTTTTAG
- a CDS encoding GAF domain-containing protein has translation MSPEHPLLESQPSMRTLVRESWQRSLDALATPAGLSPPAVWESRELKDFRRDHPLAAIMPVITKLLVEPSHDTGLLIAVGDEHGRLLWVEGDSVARRNGENINFATGADWSETVVGTSAPGTALVLGKSVQIVGHEHFNPAVHSWSCTAVPVHDPDSGAVLGVVDITGGVEAVGANTLSLVQASVAAAEAQLRIERLERRAEQERRTWFSSSASAGTVDTASAKKPLYRDSLQILGRDQGLLHVAGQAVTLSERHTEIMAMLALHPDGLSAEELTDKVYPEGTSLTSIRAEMVRLRKLLRGAAPTLVPESRPYRLPRALVVDAEQVRNYLDRGAHRLALNIYRGEVMPRSLAPEIEVIRHRVAVQLREAILADASPEALLGYLQLPEAADDVEAWRTALRLLPPRSPKRAAVVAHLEALEG, from the coding sequence ATGTCCCCGGAGCATCCACTGCTCGAGAGCCAGCCATCCATGCGCACGCTGGTCCGCGAATCTTGGCAACGGTCTTTGGACGCTCTGGCCACCCCCGCCGGACTCAGTCCTCCTGCAGTGTGGGAGAGTCGAGAACTGAAGGATTTCCGCCGCGACCACCCACTGGCCGCAATCATGCCGGTAATTACGAAGTTACTGGTGGAGCCCAGCCACGACACCGGATTGCTGATTGCCGTGGGTGATGAACACGGCCGCTTGCTCTGGGTGGAGGGTGACTCGGTAGCTCGCCGCAACGGTGAGAACATCAATTTCGCCACCGGAGCCGACTGGTCCGAAACAGTGGTGGGCACCAGCGCTCCCGGAACCGCCCTGGTCCTGGGAAAGAGCGTGCAAATTGTGGGCCACGAACATTTCAACCCGGCCGTCCATTCGTGGAGTTGCACGGCCGTGCCGGTGCATGATCCGGATTCCGGAGCAGTCTTGGGCGTCGTCGATATCACCGGCGGTGTGGAAGCCGTGGGCGCCAACACCTTGTCGTTGGTGCAGGCCTCTGTGGCGGCGGCAGAAGCTCAGTTGCGAATCGAGCGCTTGGAGCGCCGGGCTGAGCAGGAACGCCGCACGTGGTTTTCATCCTCTGCCAGCGCCGGAACTGTTGATACTGCGTCCGCGAAAAAGCCCCTCTACCGTGACAGCCTGCAAATCCTGGGCCGCGATCAGGGCCTGCTGCACGTTGCCGGGCAAGCCGTCACCCTCAGCGAACGCCACACCGAAATCATGGCCATGCTGGCGCTGCACCCCGACGGCCTCAGCGCCGAGGAACTCACCGACAAGGTCTACCCGGAGGGCACCTCACTAACCAGCATCCGGGCCGAAATGGTGCGCCTGCGCAAGCTCTTGCGAGGCGCTGCACCTACTTTGGTGCCCGAATCGCGCCCCTACCGACTCCCCCGCGCGTTAGTGGTTGACGCCGAACAAGTCCGCAATTATCTGGACCGAGGCGCACACAGGCTGGCCCTGAACATCTACCGCGGCGAGGTCATGCCCCGCTCGCTGGCCCCGGAAATCGAGGTCATTCGCCATCGCGTGGCGGTGCAATTAAGGGAGGCCATCCTCGCCGATGCCAGTCCGGAAGCGCTGTTGGGTTACTTGCAGCTGCCCGAAGCCGCGGACGACGTCGAAGCCTGGCGCACAGCCTTGCGTCTCCTGCCGCCGCGCTCACCGAAGCGAGCCGCCGTCGTGGCTCATCTGGAGGCGCTGGAGGGCTGA
- a CDS encoding YbjQ family protein encodes MIIVTTNDLPGYKIDAVFGEVMGLTVRSRHVGAQFTASFRSLGGGELPEMTKALYESRQEVVARMVTEAQQKGANAIIATRFDTSEMGGTWTEVCVYGTAVFAIPSAKASPEPPVSQSTSHKTLSAKDLMR; translated from the coding sequence ATGATCATCGTCACCACCAACGATCTGCCGGGCTACAAGATTGACGCCGTCTTCGGCGAGGTCATGGGCCTCACCGTGCGCTCTCGCCACGTCGGCGCACAGTTCACCGCCAGCTTCCGTTCATTGGGCGGCGGCGAGCTGCCCGAGATGACCAAGGCCCTGTACGAAAGCCGCCAGGAAGTGGTGGCACGCATGGTAACCGAGGCCCAGCAAAAGGGTGCCAACGCCATCATTGCCACCCGCTTCGACACCTCCGAAATGGGCGGAACATGGACCGAGGTCTGCGTGTATGGCACCGCCGTCTTCGCAATCCCCTCGGCGAAGGCCAGCCCGGAGCCACCGGTCAGTCAATCTACCTCACACAAAACCCTCAGCGCTAAGGATCTAATGCGCTAG
- a CDS encoding dicarboxylate/amino acid:cation symporter, with amino-acid sequence MTSTATAPPVSRLPKWAGSFGIQIIIALIVGLGLGLLARQLGGDPETDPNGLVTTLSTIGSSYVSILKAAVVPLIFTAVVSSIANLRQVTNAARLAWNTLLWFAITSLIAVTIGIFLGVLFQPGAGTGTETPAEYTGKSGDWWSFLVGLFPSNFLGLSASTKAAESGALTTSVSFNVLQILVIAIVVGIAALKVGKAAEPFLKLNSSALAVIQKVLWWIIRLAPIGTVGLIGNAVASYGWTTMGSLLKFTVAIYVGLALVMFVVYPVLVRTHGLSIKQYFSGVWPAVQLGFVSRSSIGTLPLTQRVTERNLGVPRAYASFAVPLGATTKMDGCAAIYPAIAAIFVAQFFGIQLDLGQYLLIVLVSVLGSAATAGTTGAVVMLTLTLSTLGLPLAGVGLLLAVDPIVDMGRTALNVAGQALVPTIVSKRQGILNEELYNAPRNGNPFADDSDDSDDNLADLTASGAEDTGAGDIDPKREPANA; translated from the coding sequence ATGACTTCAACAGCAACCGCTCCCCCAGTGTCGAGGCTGCCCAAGTGGGCTGGCTCCTTCGGTATTCAAATCATCATTGCCCTGATTGTCGGTCTGGGGCTTGGATTGCTCGCCCGCCAGCTTGGCGGCGACCCCGAGACTGATCCCAACGGCCTGGTGACAACGCTGAGCACCATTGGTTCCAGCTACGTCTCGATCCTCAAGGCAGCTGTTGTTCCCCTGATCTTCACGGCTGTTGTTTCCTCCATTGCGAACCTCCGTCAGGTCACGAACGCTGCTCGTCTCGCCTGGAACACACTGCTGTGGTTCGCCATCACTTCATTGATCGCTGTGACGATCGGTATCTTCTTGGGTGTGCTGTTCCAGCCCGGCGCAGGCACCGGCACGGAGACGCCCGCTGAGTACACGGGCAAATCAGGCGACTGGTGGTCCTTCCTGGTTGGCTTGTTCCCCTCCAACTTCCTAGGCTTGAGCGCTTCCACCAAGGCCGCTGAATCCGGCGCCCTGACAACGAGCGTCAGCTTCAACGTGCTGCAGATCCTGGTTATTGCCATTGTTGTTGGCATTGCCGCGCTCAAGGTTGGCAAGGCCGCCGAGCCCTTCCTGAAGCTCAATAGTTCAGCCCTCGCCGTGATCCAGAAGGTGCTGTGGTGGATCATCCGCTTGGCCCCGATTGGTACCGTGGGCCTGATCGGCAACGCCGTGGCCAGCTACGGCTGGACCACTATGGGCTCGCTGCTCAAGTTCACCGTTGCCATTTACGTTGGCCTGGCTCTCGTCATGTTTGTTGTCTACCCGGTTCTGGTCAGGACTCACGGGCTGTCCATCAAGCAGTACTTCTCCGGTGTTTGGCCGGCCGTACAGCTGGGCTTCGTGTCCCGCTCCTCGATCGGCACCCTGCCGCTGACCCAGCGCGTCACCGAACGCAACCTGGGCGTACCCCGCGCCTACGCATCCTTCGCGGTGCCGCTGGGTGCCACCACCAAGATGGACGGTTGCGCTGCAATTTACCCGGCCATCGCAGCCATCTTTGTGGCCCAGTTCTTCGGTATCCAGCTGGATCTGGGACAGTACTTGCTCATCGTCCTGGTCTCCGTTCTGGGCTCGGCCGCCACGGCCGGAACCACCGGCGCCGTTGTGATGCTGACCTTGACCTTGTCAACGCTGGGACTCCCGCTGGCCGGCGTCGGACTTCTTCTGGCAGTTGACCCGATTGTGGACATGGGCCGCACCGCCTTGAACGTGGCCGGTCAGGCACTGGTTCCCACCATTGTCTCGAAGCGCCAGGGCATCCTGAACGAGGAACTCTACAATGCTCCGCGCAACGGCAACCCCTTCGCCGACGATTCCGACGATTCCGACGATAACCTGGCCGATCTGACTGCCAGCGGCGCCGAGGACACCGGTGCAGGAGATATTGACCCGAAGCGGGAACCGGCCAACGCCTAA